The Juglans regia cultivar Chandler chromosome 11, Walnut 2.0, whole genome shotgun sequence genome contains the following window.
CTTGTGGGTCATCAAGTTTAGCCGATGGCTTCATCACACACCACTTGCGATCCAAGTAGTCCACATTTCTTGCCTGAACCAAGGATCCTGAATTTGTGGTACCAAGGTTAAGTGGGTATTTTGGTACCCCGTAATAAGTAAATACCCCCCAGTGGCGTTCAAAATTTCCTGGATCAATACTCTTAGCATCCTCATCAATCAAACTAAATAGATATGCATCAACTGTCACAGGTCTCATAGGGGTCCCTCTTCCACCGGATATATGGGACATAAAACCTTGGTTGAACCTCTGAGCATACATTCGGTTAGCATTCCGATCTCCATCAGTTGGCCACCCAATCTCACCAACTATGATTGGCAAGTTTCCAAACCCATTTTTTTGTAGGGCCCACACAAGTGTGTCATAATTTGCATCAAACATATTGTAATAGGACGTCCCACCATCATTTAGAGGTGTTGCATTGCCATCAAAGAAGGCATACTCAACAGGGAAGTCGGGGTCAATGTAGAGGCTTATAAATGGGTAGATGTTCACAGTAAAGGGGCCACTATTGTCACTCAAGAACTTGACAATGGCTAGCATTAGGTCGTGGATATCAGCTCTGAAGTCACCACCGGAAGGAAGGCCAGTTGAGCTTGCATATACATCAGCATTAAGGGGGACTGTTACCTTGACTTGGTTGCTAAGACCGGCCTTTATCAGCGCAGATTGGACATTCTGCAGGGCAgggaaagttgttttgaggAAGCTTCCGTTGTATGTTTCCAAGAACGGTTCATTTCCAACTGCAACATACCTGTAGATTCATTTCTTTTGAATGATGGTAAGATGGGAAGCTGTTGACATTTTGCAATATAAGCCAGAAGTGAAACTCCTTCATATCGGTACAGAGATTTTATTAAGCATCATTGTGAAGCGAGAGTAAAAAACCAAATGAATTTAATATGGTCTTAGAGACTTCATAGGAGATATATCATTACTTTTGAAACAATCTTATTGGAAGAATAAGTTTCCATTCAGCAGCCCCAACTCCAGGCTTCTCTTCTCCTAGGAGTttgttactattattattttttcaaactaacaAGAAGTATTGCTAAAACTTGTACATCAGAAAGATCAATgttaactttctttttttttatatgtgatcAATGTTAACTCACAACGAGTCAGCACATAAATGAGCATAAGAGAAATAACAAGATGTTTAGCAGAATGGTTTATGGAGGGTTGGGCATAATTTGGTTTATCAAATGCTGGGAGACACGACCATGCTTTGCTGCAAAGTATAATGCTTGCAAACAAATCTAAAACCTCTCATGCTGGGttcctttttcttctcataTTGACCAACAAAATTGTAAACTAAATTTCCAACTAGCCAAAGATATCCCCTTAAGTTTTTGGTTGgcatagaaaatttataatttataaacagtACGACTTGAGGCATATAAATCTGAAAGGCCTCGAGATGTGAAAAAAAACTGCTTGGACTACAACAGGCCTAATAAATAGTTAATTGAGTATTTGGGAGGCAAGACACTCGCGCCCACAAGGAATCATTCTAGATTGAAGAGAAAGCATCATGGCACTGACGCGAGTCTTTTCCTTTGTTCttactcatttcataaaataaatgtttcatAAACTTTCAActgaatatgaaaaacaatGATCAGTTTTGCTCAAAATCACAGCAATTCTTAAAGAAGTTCATTCCTATGCAGTTTTCCATAAAAAGAGCAATGGCTGCACTAGTATGTAATGCGATATATTAAAGCTTAATGGAAAGGCCAAAAAGAAgtatgagatatatatatatatatatatatttataagtatgaGATATTTTATCATGGTTTATATATGGAGGAGTATATGGCAGATTCATTGTCAGATCGTTTTACCAAGTTCTAATGAGCCCTGTAAAGACCATGTTCccgtggaagagtatatggCAGATGCCAGACGAAAGCCCCTTTAAAAGCAGCGTTTTTCGTCTAGACAACATCATTGGACAAGATTCTCACCAgagataatttaagaaaatgtCGGGTAATGGTGCtggactggtgttgcatgtgtaagaagaatggtgaaTCAGTAGATcatctacttttacattgcgagATGGCCAGGACCACGTGGGATGCTTTTTTTGTGGAAATTGGATTATCATGGGTCATGCATCATCAATTGGTGGATTTCCTAACAAGCTGGAGAGGCCTCCGAGGTAATTCACAAGTGGTAGCAATCTGGAgaatggttcctatatgtatgtgttggtgtatttggcaggagagaaatgatagaagcttcaAAGATTGCGAGAGAACAATGGAGGTATCAGATTGACCGAATGCCTCTCACCATTGTGAGAattccattaaatagaaaaGGCTAGTGGTTATACATGGAAACTCTAAATATGGAAAACTAGCTATACACAACTATACAGTTACAGCTATACACAACAAAGCT
Protein-coding sequences here:
- the LOC109000719 gene encoding glucan endo-1,3-beta-glucosidase 6 — protein: MGWFSLAIGLVSLCLMVCTVSGIGANWGTQASHPLPPDTVVRLLRDNGFQKVKLFDADYGALRALGKSGIEVMVGIPNDMLQSLASSVKAAEKWVAKNVSTHITTNNVNIRYVAVGNEPFLETYNGSFLKTTFPALQNVQSALIKAGLSNQVKVTVPLNADVYASSTGLPSGGDFRADIHDLMLAIVKFLSDNSGPFTVNIYPFISLYIDPDFPVEYAFFDGNATPLNDGGTSYYNMFDANYDTLVWALQKNGFGNLPIIVGEIGWPTDGDRNANRMYAQRFNQGFMSHISGGRGTPMRPVTVDAYLFSLIDEDAKSIDPGNFERHWGVFTYYGVPKYPLNLGTTNSGSLVQARNVDYLDRKWCVMKPSAKLDDPQVQPSVSYACGRADCTSLGYGTSCGNLDARGNISYAFNSYYQRNNQLDDACKFPNLSMITKTDPTVGDCRFEIMIEPYYGGAERTRGCLQMPLSLVSGLGLFLLTLL